The genomic segment TGATATTAGCTAAGTCAACAAAACGTAACTCAATCGTTAAAGCAACAAACCCCAGAATCTTTCATGATGCTATGAGGGTCAAGAGTCACCATCCAGCCAAGTCTCCAGCCAGGTACGAACCATCTTTTAGATATGGCACCTAACACAACTACAGGCACTATCTCTGCAAACTCTGCCATGGACACAAATGGTTTGTCCCCAAAGGCAAGATGGTCATAGACTTCGTCTGCGATCACAAGTATTCCAAGCTTGGAAGCCGTCTCCGCAATCTTCATCCaccatataaacaacaaaaagacaTTTCCATAACAAAGTCAAAACAACtaaaccgagagagagagagagagcccaAGTTGATGATTTAAAGTGTTTCTACAGAACCACTAATATTATAAAGCAAGTGTGCACCTTTTGGAGATGTTGGCGAGAGAACACGTTTCCACATGGATTGCAAGGGTTGATAACAACAATAGCAACGGTTTTGTCATCCGCAAGAGCTTCAACTCCATGAAGATCAACATCCCAACCATTTTCTGGTAGGAGATCAAAATAACGAACCTCAAGTTGGCAGAACGCCGCTCGGGAATCATACATCGGGTAAGAAGGCCTAGGCAGCAGGATGTTGGCACCTGGAGTTGCTAGCGCGGATATCAAAATCTCAACGGCTTGCAAACAACCAGCTGTGATATGGACATCTTTTGGAGATATCTGGTAAGAGAGATCACGGGAGAGGTACTCTGCAACAGCCCTATTAAAAGATTGGGAAcagaaacaaccaaatcattAATTCTTTCTCAAAAGCTTTATAAGTTTATACGTATTCTGATTATACAATATATTACAAATGTGAAACAAGCATGAAAACATTGCGAATGTGATCTAAATACAGATGTAAATTGAAATCATGCATGTAAGGATCTCATTGATTTAACCATTTATTGTCTTTGAGTATTcatgaagcaagaacagagaCCCTTAGAGatactaacaaacaaaaaaaaaaaacaaaggacaagaaagaagaagagaaaaagcaaaCTTACTTCCTAGCGACAGGAAtaccggaagaagaagaatagttGTTAAACTTGGTGGAGCGGACAGCATCGCAGATGGCTTCAACAGCGGCTTGGTCGGTACGAAAGCTCGGGAACGGAGAAGGATCGCCCTGTCCGAGGGGGATGACAGGCCTGTTGTCGCGACCATCGAGATTACTGATTAAGTTGTAAAGATAATCACGAATGGTAAATGAGCTTGATCGTTCGACTACCTCGTTAGCTCCGAAGTTCCATCGCTTGACTTCCTTGTTATCTCCCATTTTCGTTCTTCAGCAGAAGCGAGACAGAACTCAAACTAACTATTAAGTTGTGTGATTGTCAATGATTTTGTGAGTGGGACTGGTGTGGCTGTCGTTAGTAAACAATTTGTTTTACTAATGACATGAGCGAAAACGCCACACTAATCTTGGAGATATcatcttaaattcttaatttaaGGATATGTAACGTCTtccttagatttttttttttctttttaatacaGCCTAGTTTTGTATGTGCTAAACTTGATTGAATATACATAAACgatttctttaaaatttatatgttttttattttatgtattcagattgggtttaaaaaaaaatcaaaaacatatttaagtttaaaattaaCCGTTTTATGTGTATTCAATTCAAGTTTAGACTAGAATAAGAAGAGTtaataatcttaatttattttttttataaatttatataaattttaaataaatatagcatatattgttttaagttctatattattctttttattctgtcatgaaaatatgtttatgtatgtcGATTTAGTATAACCGATTATTACTTTGTCAATTCGGTGGATATATCCagattttttaatcttattttgtatattttttattttgttaaagttgTTAATATTGTAGAAAACCTAAGGAATTTGGTTAAATGATTAGGtatgaaaaatgatttgtttaGAGATTTGTTAAGATGCCCATCCATTTGTAAggtaatgtttatatatttattgtattacgaataataactttaaattgtggtatttatttaaatggtaaagatttattatataaatcttacaAATACAATGTTATATTAGTAAATGTatttccattttaaaaaatcagagTAGATcaggatccgtgctagagcacgggttgaaattctttttatttctattataattttaaaataaaatatattttatataattaatttatatgatgGTCTAACATTGTAAACAGAGAAAcaattgtcatttttttttggtatgaatatgagagatgtattttggtgaatggagatctgaatgatttatattaataactTGGAAGGGTGTTAGGTAAGATAttattttcaactgcacaataaaatcttggaaatcacgaataagtgtgattaattgccaagattttattcctttttacgcttaacagtatatttttatgtctaacagtataacaatatatggaataatcaagattttttctttaagaagattctttgggatattcttaagtgtaatCATATAGCACACAAATTGACCAATTAaatctataaccttttttttgtaaccaacctatattttatctataacctattttgtaaccaacttaagTCTATCAAAAAAgtttgtgtacttccgttttattatataggtgATTTAAAGATACGTAACATCTTCcttagaatttttcttttcatttttttttttaatgcagcGTAGTTTTGTGGGGGCTAAACTTGATTGAATATACATAAACGATTTCTTTagaatttaaatgtttttgattttaagtATTCATgttgggttaaaaaaaaacatatttaagtttaaaattaatCGTTTTATGTGTATTCAATTCAAGTTTAGACTAGAATAGGATCCGTGGTAGAGAACGAGTTAATAAtcttaatgtatttttataaatttatataaattttaaataaatatagcaaatattgttttagttctatgttgttctttttattctgtcatgaaaatatgtttatgtatgtcGATTTGGTATAACCGATTATTACTTTGTTAATTCAGTGGATATCtccaaattttttaatcttattttgtatatttttttttatcttgttaaatttgttaatatggAAAACGTAAAGAATTTGGTTAAATGATTAggtataaaaaatgatttgtttagCAATTTGTTAAGATGTGCATCCATTTGTAAGGAAATGTATATAGATTATTGTATTTCGaataataactttaaatttttgtatttattaaaatggtaaggatttattatataaatcttacaAATACAATGTTATATTAGTAAATGTATTTCCGTTTTAATAAAACAGACTAGATCAggaccgtgctagagcacatgttgaatttttttatttatattataatttaaaaataaaatatattttatataattaatttatatgacGGTTTAACATTGTAAACTGAGAAAcgattgtcattttttttttggtatgaatatgagagatgtattttggtgaatggagatctgaatgatttatattaaaaacttggAAGGGTGTTAGGTAAGATATTAATTTCAACTGCACAATAAAATCTTGGAAATCACGATTAAAATTGAttaattgccaagattttattcatttttacgcttaacagtatatttttatgtctaacagtataacaatatatggaataatcaggattttttctttaagaggattctttAGGATAtgcttaagtgtattcatatagcccaGATATTGACCAATtaaatctataacttttttttataactaacctatatttaatctataacatattttgtaaccaacttataaaatttatattgtctATCAAAAAAGGTTGTGtatacttccgttttattatataggtgAATTAAGGATACGTAACGTCTTCcttagaatttttcttttcctttttttttttaatacagcGTAGTTTTGTGTGGGCTAAACTTGATTGAATATACATAAAcgatttctttaaatttttttttttttttgattttatgtaTTCATGttgggtttaaaaaaaatcaaaaacatatttaagtttaaaattaatCGTTTTATGTGTATTCAATTCAAGTTTAGACTAGAATAGGACGAGTTAATAATcttaatgtattttaattaatttatataaattttaaattaatatagaatatattgttttaagttctatattgttttttttattatgtcatgaaaatgtatttatttatgtcGATTTGGTATAACTGATTATTACTTTGttattgtaacacccgcaaaccaaattttggtattttggtaagggtgtcgatcgacacctcctagtgaggcatcgatcgacaccaattgtggttggtttggtcggttcaattttaattgtccggtttgcgtggttggtttagagaatccctaaatcgagttttaaaggaagaaaacgacctagggtcgtgttgttttgtcttattcgccgtttttgagagaaaacacaaagagagagtgttcttgagctattgggaagagattgagagattccttgctgttcttgggagatccaaggctgggaaggtgctagaagcttgctaggagtgagggaattcgttcttgttggtcagaatcttcctgcaaagaggtgagtgcatgaccatggcttatctaagctaagatctctagattctatgtgatttggtgcttatgtggttgtttctttgagttctctatgatNNNNNNNNNNNNNNNNNNNNNNNNNNNNNNNNNNNNNNNNNNNNNNNNNNNNNNNNNNNNNNNNNNNNNNNNNNNNNNNNNNNNNNNNNNNNNNNNNNNNNNNNNNNNNNNNNNNNNNNNNNNNNNNNNNNNNNNNNNNNNNNNNNNNNNNNNNNNNNNNNNNNNNNNNNNNNNNNNNNNNNNNNNNNNNNNNNNNNNNNNNNNNNNNNNNNNNNNNNNNNNNNNNNNNNNNNNNNNNNNNNNNNNNNNNNNNNNNNNNNNNNNNNNNNNNNNNNNNNNNNNNNNNNNNNNNNNNNNNNNNNNNNNNNNNNNNNNNNNNNNNNNNNNNNNNNNNNNNNNNNNNNNNNNNNNNNNNNNNNNNNNNNNNNNNNNNNNNNNNNNNNNNNNNNNNNNNNNNNNNNNNNNNNNNNNNNNNNNNNNNNNNNNNNNNNNNNNNNNNNNNNNNNNNNNNNNNNNNNNNNNNNNNNNNNNNNNNNNNNNNNNNNNNNNNNNNNNNNNNNNNNNNNNNNNNNNNNNNNNNNNNNNNNNNNNNNNNNNNNNNNNNNNNNNNNNNNNNNNNNNNNNNNNNNNNNNNNNNNNNNNNNNNNNNNNNNNNNNNNNNNNNNNNNNNNNNNNNNNNNNNNNNNNNNNNNNNNNNNNNNNNNNNNNNNNNNNNNNNNNNNNNNNNNNNNNNNNNNNNNNNNNNNNNNNNNNNNNNNNNNNNNNNNNNNNNNNNNNNNNNNNNNNNNNNNNNNNNNNNNNNNNNNNNNNNNNNNNNNNNNNNNNNNNNNNNNNNNNNNNNNNNNNNNNNNNNNNNNNNNNNNNNNNNNNNNNNNNNNNNNNNNNNNNNNNNNNNNNNNNNNNNNNNNNNNNNNNNNNNNNNNNNNNNNNNNNNNNNNNNNNNNNNNNNNNNNNNNNNNNNNNNNNNNNNNNNNNNNNNNNNNNNNNNNNNNNNNNNNNNNNNNNNNNNNNNNNNNNNNNNNNNNNNNNNNNNNNNNNNNNNNNNNNNNNNNNNNNNNNNNNNNNNNNNNNNNNNNNNNNNNNNNNNNNNNNNNNNNNNNNNNNNNNNNNNNNNNNNNNNNNNNNNNNNNNNNNNNNNNNNNNNNNNNNNNNNNNNNNNNNNNNNNNNNNNNNNNNNNNNNNNNNNNNNNNNNNNNNNNNNNNNNNNNNNNNNNNNNNNNNNNNNNNNNNNNNNNNNNNNNNNNNNNNNNNNNNNNNNNNNNNNNNNNNNNNNNNNNNNNNNNNNNNNNNNNNNNNNNNNNNNNNNNNNNNNNNNNNNNNNNNNNNNNNNNNNNNNNNNNNNNNNNNNNNNNNNNNNNNNNNNNNNNNNNNNNNNNNNNNNNNNNNNNNNNNNNNNNNNNNNNNNNNNNNNNNNNNNNNNNNNNNNNNNNNNNNNNNNNNNNNNNNNNNNNNNNNNNNNNNNNNNNNNNNNNNNNNNNNNNNNNNNNNNNNNNNNNNNNNNNNNNNNNNNNNNNNNNNNNNNNNNNNNNNNNNNNNNNNNNNNNNNNNNNNNNNNNNNNNNNNNNNNNNNNNNNNNNNNNNNNNNNNNNNNNNNNNNNNNNNNNNNNNNNNNNNNNNNNNNNNNNNNNNNNNNNNNgtaccgatccgagtgtagcggatgagtggagagagcggatggaggatattttcctttcgcttaggtgtcccgaccggtacagggtggatctggcagtgttttacttgtcaggagatgctcgtgtgtggtggaggtcggtgacagcacggagggtgcagaggggtaTGTCTTAGGGAGATTTTGTGGGGAAGTTTAACTCCatgtattttcctcaggaggctcttgatcgtatggaggcacggttcttgggtttgactcagggggaccgtacagtgcgggagctggatgcagagttcagtcggcttgtggggtatgcaggcagggcatgggagccagaggcggctcaggtgcggaggtttttgttggctctgcgggatgatttgaggactcggtgcagagtgaggagctatgctacgagagcagagctggttgaggttgcagctgggatagaggatgacttgaggtcacaggtggttgtggtcagttcttcggtgcagccacagcagtctcagccgctttctgttcctagcaagggcggcaagcctgcgcaggggcagaagaggaagtttgatgttatgcagagatcgaggcacgggggtgcgaaatgctttgggtgtggtagtagggaccacaaggtgtctagctgtccacagagaggtgagcagcgggcagtgacagagcagcgggcggtgacggagccgcggacagatactcgggtgtgttactactgcagagagacggggcatatcaagcctcgttgtcccaagttgcagcagagggcgGTAGCAGTGTTGCAGActggagctcagccaggggtgcagcacggtgtgcagcacggtgtgcagccggtgggttggattcagccgacgactcaggtgtactcgactcaagagcccggtggcactagtgcaggagcgatcacaggtataacttctgagattcgaacttagtcaattcaattgttcagattatatttgtttttgtttgtggtcaagtgttaggttctcaacacatgaggtttgtgtagggaccttgttggtgggcgggtttaagtcccatgttatgtttgattctggagcttctcatagcttcattactccggagtgtgccgtgagtgcggggatcagaggggattctggagagcgttcaggagttgtcagagttgctggaggcaagtttctgagggttattggacgagctggaggagttgatattcagatcgcaggagagtcgtggccagcggatttgcttatcagtccagtggagttgtatgacgtcattcttggtatggattggttgcatcggtataaggtgcatttggattgctatcggggtagagtggagtttgagcgtccaggagggaagttggtttttcagggtattagaccgacttcggggagtctcgtgatctcagccgttcaggcagggaagatgatcgagaagggccgtgaggcctatctggttactatatctatgccagagtcagtggggaagtctacggttagcggtattccggttgtggaggactttgaggatgtgttccagtcattgcagggattaccaccatctcggtcggatccttttaccattgagctggaaccggggacgatgccgttatccaaggctccttacaggatggctccagcagagatggcagagctgaagaagcagctggaggatttgttgggcaagggttttatccgtcctagttgttcaccgtggggagctccggtgttgtttgttaagaagaaggatgggagttttcggttgtgtattgactaccggggtttgaaccgagttactgtgaagaacaagtaccctctcccgaggattgatgagttgttggatcagttgaggggtgctacttggttctccaagatcgacttggcttcaggttatcatcagatccctattcatgaggcagatgtgaggaagacagccttcaggacgagatatgggcactatgagtttgtggtgatgccgtttgggttgacaaacgcgccagctgcgtttatgagattgatgaacagcgtgttccaggagtttctggacgtgtcagtcatcattttcatcgacgacatcctggtatattctaagagtcctgaggagcatgcagtacatctgagagcagtgttggagaagctgcgggagcagaagttgtttgctaagctgagtaagtgcagtttctggcagcgtgagatggggttcttgggtcatattgtttcagctgagggagtttcagtggatccagagaagattcagtccatcagggagtggccgaggccgcagagtgccactgagattcggagtttcctggggttagcaggttactacaggaggtttgttcggggttttgcgagtatggctcagccgatgactaagcttacagggaaggatgtcccgtttgtgtggtcaccagagtgtgaggcaagttttgcaagtctcaagcagatgttgactaccacgccggtgttagcattgcctgagcaggacgagccttatgttgtgtatacagatgcttctagagtggggttgggttgtgtacttatgcagcaggggaaggttatagcttatgcttcgcggcagttgcggaagcatgaagctaattatcctactcatgatttggagatggcagcagtgatctttgctcttaagatttggagatcctatctgtatggtgggaaggtacaggtatttacagatcacaagagtctgaagtacatttttactcagcctgagctgaatttgaggcagaggcgttggatggagttagtagcggattatgatttggacatagcttaccatcctggtaaagctaatctggttgcagatgccttgagtcggaagcgggtggcttcggctcaggagcaggatatggaggtgttggtaggtgagattagtgcattgagtttgtgtgctatctcacaagaacctttgggtttggaggcagttgatagagcagatttgttgagcagagtgaggttagctcaggagagtgatgaggggctggtgaatgcctctaaggctgcgggtgcagagtatcaggtttctgctaatggtactatccttgtgcatggtcggatctgtgtgcccaagggtgaggatttgaggcaggagatactgagagaggctcattcgagcaagttctctattcatccaggagcgaccaagatgtaccgtgacctcaagcggtattatcactgggtcgggatgaagaaggacgtagctgactgggtggcgaagtgtgatacttgccagctggtgaaggcggagcatcaggttcctggtggtttattacagagtttacccattccagagtggaagtgggatttgatcacgatggacttcgtggtaggtttgcctgtgtcgaggacgtttgatgctatttgggtcattgtggaccgtttgactaagtccgcgcattttctggccatcaagaaaactgatggagcagcggttttggccaagaagtacgtgagggagatagtcagattgcacggtgtgcctgctagtattgtgtctgatagagattccaagttcacttcggtgttctggagggcgtttcaggcagagatgggcacgaaggtgcatatgagtacagcctatcatcctcagacggacggtcagtcagagaggacgatccagattttggaggatttattgaggatgtgtgtgctggattggggtggtcattgggcagatcacttgagcttggtggagtttgcttataacaacagctaccaggctagtattgggatggctccttatgaggccctgtatgggaggccgtgtcgtacacctttatgttggactcaggtgggggagaggagcatatttggtgcagattttgttcaggagacctcggagaagattcgggttttgaggctgaacatgaaggaggctcaggatcggcagaagagctatgctgataagaggagaaaggatcttgagtttcaggttggtgatagagtgtacctcaagatggccatgttgcggggtccgaacaggtcattgacagagactaagttgagtccgaggtacatgggtccgttcagagtggttgagcgggtgggaccagtggcataccggctggagttgcctgaggttatgcgtgcgttccacaaggtatttcatgtgtcgatgctgaggaagtgtcttcacgagggtgatcagttgttggctaagattcctgaggatcttcagcctaacatgactttggaggcgagaccagtgagggtgctcgagaggagagtcaaggaacttcggaagaagaagattcctttgatgagagtcctgtgggactgtgacggagtagaggagcagacttgggagcccgaggcgaggatgaaggcaaggtttaagaagtggtttgagaagcagaccgcgacttgagcttgtctagccgggtccgagttgtagtccgtggctggagcgggtacggagtattccagcccatctctcttgatatttggtcgcttaggggtggttggttgtgcgactaagtatcaagatgaggtggtgctcgggatgcgggttgttggctccggttgttgtatttttggtttttctgatgtaatttcgttgagattgtaacgattatgacatttttgagattaataagatgagtatttttctttatgtttgactgttgttgtcatgggaaaagagaaatagctcgggtttctatttttggaaagtttccataaatagaaagtttccacaaaaggaaggtttccataaatagaaagtttctaaaaagggaaagttttgtggaaatgttgaggtagatctagccgggagatactcgttggcatcagtgtttgtttttgctcaaggccgtgcgggcccaactcacgtgataccgatagctcgatggactttgtggccagagagtgggagtggtatgttgcttcggataacgatccgagagcgcgcttgagggtgacgacccaagagcaggatatgtgaggctccctggatgccgtagctgtgagccgcggctcggcagtgagccggtatgtctcgagggttgcgacccgagagcggggggagtgggcgcgtgagactccctggataccgtagctgtaggctgtggcctggcagtgagccggtatgactcgaaggttgcgacctgagagcggg from the Camelina sativa cultivar DH55 chromosome 12, Cs, whole genome shotgun sequence genome contains:
- the LOC104732579 gene encoding tyrosine aminotransferase; this translates as MGDNKEVKRWNFGANEVVERSSSFTIRDYLYNLISNLDGRDNRPVIPLGQGDPSPFPSFRTDQAAVEAICDAVRSTKFNNYSSSSGIPVARKAVAEYLSRDLSYQISPKDVHITAGCLQAVEILISALATPGANILLPRPSYPMYDSRAAFCQLEVRYFDLLPENGWDVDLHGVEALADDKTVAIVVINPCNPCGNVFSRQHLQKIAETASKLGILVIADEVYDHLAFGDKPFVSMAEFAEIVPVVVLGAISKRWFVPGWRLGWMVTLDPHSIMKDSGFVQSLTNVLNMSTDPATFIQGAMPDIIGNTKEEFFSSKLEMVRKCAEICYEELMKIPCITCPCKPEGSMFTLVKLNLSLLEDISDDLDFCSKLAKEESIIILPGRAVGLDNWLRISFAVEFELLKEGLSRLKNFSQRHSKK